The following coding sequences are from one Gossypium raimondii isolate GPD5lz chromosome 4, ASM2569854v1, whole genome shotgun sequence window:
- the LOC105778866 gene encoding LOW QUALITY PROTEIN: pentatricopeptide repeat-containing protein At2g26790, mitochondrial (The sequence of the model RefSeq protein was modified relative to this genomic sequence to represent the inferred CDS: deleted 2 bases in 1 codon), whose amino-acid sequence MLGQSLWKTRPALWSFSKFSPIARKEMHYALDQLASSSSDEEEIIGTPNMNHFVNRVFELHRVEVVETLNTLREQPDKAFSFFNRFKEDGFSHDVCTYASIIRILCQCCWERKLDSVLLEIIWREKHLGFKVMDLFEILEEGLEGEDSNLLVRLSNALVKAYVSVEMFDEVIDILFQTRRWGFIPHIFSCNFLMNRLICCGKVDMAIAVYHQLKRLGLKANDYTYGIMIKAFCRKGNFEKAVGIFDEMYEVRVRPNAVAYTTYIEGLCMHGRTELGYEVLKESRELKIPLDDAFAYYVVIKGFCDEMKLEEAADVLFEAELYGIVLDTFPYGALIRGYCKCGNIDRALEVHDKMMSNGIKTNCVILTSILQSLCQMGRDFEAVNQFKKFRNFGIFLDEVCYNVVADALCKAGKVEAAVELLDEMKGKQISPDIINYTTLINGYCLQGKVEDAVNLFEEMSENGHKPDIVSWNVLVSYTVLINSHLKLNLKSLSSPDAPQNKDKKIMDASTFWKEMKGKGIEPDVVCYTVLIDHYCRTNNIWDAIRIFDQMIDTGLEPDNVTYMTLISGYCKGGYLTMALNLFEEMYRRGIQPDMRTISTVDHCKRVVRSKYF is encoded by the exons ATGTTGGGGCAATCCTTGTGGAAGACACGACCTGCACTTTGGAGCTTTTCAAAGTTCTCTCCTATTGCCAGAAAAGAG ATGCACTATGCTCTTGACCAATTAGCATCTAGTTCATCAGATGAGGAAGAAATCATTGGTACCCCAAATATGAATCATTTCGTTAACCGGGTCTTTGAATTACATAGAGTTGAAGTTGTTGAAACTTTGAATACTTTGAGAGAACAACCTGATAAggctttttcattttttaatcgATTTAAAGAAGATGGGTTTTCTCATGATGTTTGTACATATGCATCTATTATAAGAATATTGTGTCAGTGCTGTTGGGAAAGGAAATTGGATTCGGTGTTGTTGGAAATCATTTGGAGAGAGAAGCATTTAGGTTTTAAAGTCATGGATTTGTTTGAAATTCTTGAAGAGGGGCTTGAGGGAGAAGATTCAAACCTTTTGGTTCGATTGTCCAATGCATTGGTGAAGGCATATGTTAGTGTTGAAATGTTTGATGAAGTTATTGATATCTTGTTTCAAACTCGAAGGTGGGGATTTATTCCACATATATTCTCTTGTAATTTTCTTATGAATCGTTTGATTTGTTGTGGGAAAGTGGATATGGCTATAGCTGTTTATCATCAGTTGAAGAGACTTGGGTTGAAGGCAAATGATTACACTTATGGCATTATGATTAAGGCATTTTGCAGGAAGGGCAATTTCGAGAAAGCTGTTGGCATTTTTGACGAGATGTATGAAGTGAGAGTTAGGCCGAATGCTGTTGCTTACACAACTTATATTGAAGGGCTTTGTATGCATGGAAGAACAGAGCTTGGTTATGAAGTTCTTAAAGAGTCGAGGGAGTTAAAGATTCCTCTTGATGATGCCTTTGCTTATTATGTTGTGATTAAGGGCTTCTGCGATGAGATGAAATTGGAAGAAGCGGCAGATGTTTTATTTGAGGCTGAATTGTATGGTATTGTTCTTGATACGTTTCCTTATGGTGCTTTGATAAGAGGATACTGCAAATGCGGTAATATAGACAGAGCTTTGGAGGTTCATGATAAAATGATGTCAAACGGTATCAAAACGAACTGTGTGATTTTGACCTCCATTCTTCAAAGCCTGTGTCAAATGGGCCGGGATTTTGAAGCTGTAAATCAATTTAAGAAGTTTAGGAACTTCGGGATATTTCTTGATGAGGTTTGTTATAATGTAGTGGCTGATGCTCTCTGCAAGGCAGGTAAAGTGGAAGCAGCTGTAGAATTACTTGATGAGATGAAGGGTAAACAGATTTCTCCTGATATTATTAACTATACCACTTTAATCAATGGATATTGTCTTCAAGGTAAAGTTGAAGATGCAGTGAACTTGTTCGAGGAGATGTCGGAGAATGGTCACAAGCCTGATATTGTTTCTTGGAATGTACTTGTATC TTATACGGTCTTGATTAACAGCCATTTGAAACTAAATTTGAAATCTCTTTCCAGTCCTGATGCACCACAAAACAAAGACAAGAAGATAATGGATGCTTCAACTTTTTGGAAGGAAATGAAGGGCAAGGGAATAGAACCTGATGTTGTTTGCTATACGGTTTTGATTGATCACTACTGTAGGACAAACAATATTTGGGATGCAATTAGGATATTCGATCAAATGATTGATACAGGATTAGAACCAGATAATGTGACATATATGACTCTTATATCTGGCTATTGTAAAGGAGGATATTTAACAATGGCTTTAAATCTTTTTGAAGAAATGTATAGGAGGGGCATACAGCCAGATATGCGTACCATTTCAACTGTTGACCATTGTAAGAGAGTTGTGAGAAGTAAGTACTTTTGA